The following DNA comes from Croceicoccus sp. YJ47.
TTGCGTTGCGATAGTGAGAACGTGTCCGATGCGCGTGCTCAGGTCGATGCGGCCAAGACCGCGCTGGGTGAGCGGGGGCCAGTCTGGTGGTCCGACGGCGCGCCCGATCTGACGCGCCGCATGGCACGCAACACGATATACGCGGACTGGTATGCGCAAAGTGCGGAGCAGGCATAAGCGACAGGCATCGTTTGCCGGTCGGTTCGTTCGACAGGGTCGCCGATGTAGGCCACCTTGCACTGAGCGCGCATGACCGCTGCATTGATCGACTTCGTACACGCCTTCGATTTGACAGGTGACGGCGGTCAGGCCAGCGTGGGCTGATGTGCAATCTGTATCGCATGACCAGCGCCGTTACAGAGGTGGCCGAAATGTTCGGCGTCGCAGCTCCGCATGGAAGCAATGTCAGCGGCGAGATCTACCCCGGCACAGCGGGCCTGGTTTACGACGGTGATAGCCTGCGTTCCATGGTATGGGGCTTTCCTTTGACCCTTAAAGGCAAGCAGGGACAGCCCTTGAAACCAAAGCCTGTAAATAACACGCGCACCGACAAGCTTGGCAGCGGGTTCTGGAAGGCGAGCTTTGTCAATCGCCGTTGCCTGATACCGCTCAATGCCTTTGCCGAAGCGGAAGGCGCCGAGGGTAGCAAGACGCGCACCTGGTTCAGCCTTCCCGACCAACCGATTTTTACAGCCGCCGGCATATGGCGGGATAGCGCGGAATGGGGCCGGGTCTATTCGATGGTGATGACCGATGCCTGCATCGCGCTAGAGGACATCCACGATCGTTCGCCAGTGCTGATTTCGCCAAGCGACAGGACGCGCTGGCTTGCAGGTGACCCCAAAGAGGCGAAGGCGCTATGTGCGCCTTACAGGGGCGAAATGACCATTGACCGAACCCAAGCGCCCTGGACGCGCCAATGACATAGTGTTCCGCTCCTATGAGCCAAAGTGGAGCTGGTTGGCGAGGATGGGCTGTTGATTTTTACGCCCTGTCCAAACAGTGTCGTTGTTCCATCCGAATGACCGCAACGACCCATGGCGATAGAAAAGCCGCCATTCCGGACACGACCCCATCTCCGTCGATCGAGAGGTTATTACGGCGGCCTGGAACCGGCCATCCGGTAAACGCGATCTTTCCCGTTTCAGAATTTTCAACTAGCCATCTCGGGAAAGGCGTTCGGGAACAGATTCCGGGAAAAGGATGGACCGGACGATTGGCGGCGCGATAGCGCAGGCGAACGTACCGCAAAAGTTCCCATTCGCGAAGACCGTGCTATTGCCCCGGCGGGGGCACTTCCGTTCGACAAGGGGGTGAAGCGAGTTGGCTAAGGAACACGAGTACACCTGCCGCATCGATTGGACCGGCAATCGTGGAGACGGCACACGGGCCTATCGCGGCTACGATCGCACCTGGGACTTGGTGACGCCCGGCAAGCCAACTATCAATTGCTCAAACGATCCGCTTCTGGGTGGCGATCCGACTCTGCCAAATCCGGAAGATCTTCTTCTGGCCTCGTTGTCGAGCTGTCATATGCTCTGGTATCTCCACCTCGCCAGCACGTCCAAGATCGTGGTCCATCGCTACACCGATGATCCGCTTGGCGTCGGTGAGATCCACGCGGATGGATCCGGCCAATTCCTCCGGGCCACCTTGCGGCCGACGATCGTCGTTGCCGATGGCACTGACATTTCACAAGCAAAGACGATCCACCACGAGGTTCACCGCTACTGCTTCATTGCCCGCTCAGTAAACTTTCCGATTACATACGCGCCGACGTTCGAGATCGCCGTGGGCTGACGCCCCCTTTCCCGAAATTCGATCATTTTTAGCAAAGGTGGTCCCGCAGAAGATGGCCGCTTTTCCCCTTATCCCGAGCCAGAAGTCGACAGTCGGCAAACCACCCGCCCACTTATCGCCGTTCGAGGCTGGGTTCGAACGGGCCAGCAGGGGATGGACGGCTTTTGACGCAGATCGAAAAAAAGCGGCTATTCGTCAAACGACTCTAATTGCGGACATTAGCTAAAGTCGGCGGCTACTGGTCAGTCGACCAGACAAACACCGTTCGCAGATCGCAGTCCGAAGGTTCCTCGCCTTCTTGAAACAAGCGCACCCGTTCTATTGCTGCTCGTTGTTCTACAGTGAAACGAGTGGAGGATTCGAAATAGGCAGTTCCCTGCCGACCGTTCCAGATTGCGATGACGTATTTGCCGTCTTTTCTTTGTTGAGCAAACTGGCCTGGGCGGCCTTCAGCTGGCTGCATCACAAGTCGTCCATTAGGACGACTCGCCCAACCGATCCCCCGAACAACAATCGAACCAAAATCACCGTCCCACCGGAAACTACCACCGTGGATGCCACCTTGGAGTGTGGTGATCTTTTCGCCGGGCCTCACGTCAATGATCGGTGAATAGCCGCAGAATCTGGCCGGCCTTTCGAGCTCGGACGCTGTGGCTGGCGATGTGATCACACCAAGCGAAAACAGAATTACGAAGCACGCCCTTCTCATGCCGCTTAAGCTAGCCTTTTCACTATCAGCTTCCCACCCCATTCTCTCCCGTTTTTTCGACAATTCTTTTTCTCGAAACCTGCCATCGCAGTATTCGCAACCTAACATCAAAAACTGGGGCCACGAGCGGACCGTCCATTGTTGGCCTCAAATTGCGAAATATAGACATCCGCGGCCCCATAAGTCGGTGTGAGGCGTTACGAGCACATGACCATGCACCACACGCGCACGGGGCGCGGAAAACCCCTTCTCCTTGTCCACGGATTGGGGGCAACCTGCGGCTCGTGGGACACGATCTCGCCTGCGCTTTCTCAAGTGAGGGAGGTCATCGCCGTGGACCTGCCCGGCCACGGGCAGACACCCGAAGAGGCCGACAGCGGCACGTTTGACGGGCTGGCGCGCAGTTTGCACGACTGGCTCGGCGCGGAGAACCTCACAGGTATCGATATGGTTGGCAGCTCGCTGGGTGCTCGCCTTGTGCTCGAGATGGCGCGGCGTGGCCAGGCGGGCGCGGTTGTCGCACTGGATCCGGGCGGCTTCTGGCAAGGGTGGGAGCGGACGTTTTTCAGAGCCACCATAACGCCATCGATTGCCTTGGTTCGCGCGCTGCGACCGGCGCTTTCTGCCATCACCGGAAATGTCGCAGGCCGGACCGCGCTCATGGCCCAGCTCTCTGCAAGGCCGTGGGCGCTCGATCCGGCATTCGTTGCGCGTGAACTGAAGTCATTGGCTGATACGCGCACCGTCAATTCGCTTGTGAAGGATCTCGCCAACGGCGCAATGCAGGATGGCCCTGCGGACACGGCTGCGCCCGTTGTCATCGGATGGGGACGCAAGGATCGGCTGTGTCTACCGCAGCAGGCGGATCGCGCGATCAAAGCCTTCCCTGAAGCGACGCTGCACTGGTTCGAGCATAGCGGACACTTTCCGATGTGGGATCGGCCAGAGGAAACCGTTCGCGTGATTCTGGATGCAACGAGCACCTCGGAATCGAAATAATGCTGCAACTGAGCGGTTTGCAAAACGATGGCCTATGCAGGGGCTATTCCCAACGGAAGGCCCTTTGTGGGATGCTTGCAGACCGGCAGCTTTCGTGGAGGCTTATGCGGGAAGCTGCCATTCAGGATACGACCCTATTTGCGAAGGCTGGCGACTAACATCATCATGGACATATGAAGGCCACCGTATTCAGCATTGGTTTGTCAATCTGGCTAGCACTGTCAGGTCTAATTTGGCTGGTCGGGTTTGGCCTTGCTGGCAAGCTTTACCTGCCGCCGCTCGATCTATCTACAATATCAACCTTATACGCGCCTTGGCTTGTATTGCTCACAATTGCGGTCAGAGCATGGATGGGCCGTGAGCAGAATGCCTGACGCCGCCATCCCCAGCACACACACGGTTCCAAAAATGGCCGGTCAGCAAACGCCCCCATCGTCGAAGGTCGACGGCGATCCAGTGAACGCAAACAGCGAACTTAGGGTCTGGTGATTGACGCTGTAGAATAGGGCGAAACCGTCTCCCGCCCCAATGCAGTATAAAGAACTCGGCCGGGTTTTGTTGCAACGAGCACCTGCGGCTTGTCGTCAACCTGCCGCGCTGCAGAAAGCTCTGCCATCAGAACTTGGGCCAGACCTTTCCTACCATGCCCAGGTTGCGTTACGATGCGATCGCAGATGAAAACATCAGCCTGCTCGCGCGTGGCTCGACCGGCGCGTGCATGAAGTAGCCAGGGGAGTGAGGCGTCCGTCCATCGCACCGGTAGCAACGTGTCTAATTCGTCGGCTGAACCGCAAAGCTTCATAAGATAGCCTGGCTCGTTGATGATCCGACGAAGCGTTTGCAAACCGGGCTCAGGTTTCGGAAAAACCCAGCGCGCGATTTCGCCATTCGAGTTTGTATCAATACGAAAGCCCCCGTATTCCGGGACCGGCATCGGCAATCCGCGTGCGATCGAGCGAGCCGATAGCCACGCGTTCAAGAGCAATGGATCAACACCTTGGCGGGCCATCGTTTCGTGTAGTTCGCTCGGCAGCTATCCGTCGACAGAGATCGAAAGCGGACAATCGTAAAGCGACCTGGTCTTCGTTACGTAGCTTTCAAATACCTCACCTTCGTGATCGAGGGCACGCCAGCGGTTCATCATCTCGCCGGGAACGGGCTGGCAGGTTTCTTGGCTCGGGGCATTCCCCTACCCTGCACCGCGGCTTCTGGCAGAGATACCATCGTTCTGACAGTGCCGTTCTCTCCAATTGACACCTATCGCTAACATTATCAGAATACCGGTTCTATTTTGAGGAACATTGCCTGTATGCTGAAACTTTCCCGACAGATCGATTACGGCACCGCGCCTCGACCCTTCGCCTTGACAGACACCACCGGTGAAGTCCGCAGGCTGGCTGAGTTCACCCACGACAAGGCCCTGCTTGTCGCGTTTATCTGCAATCACTGTCCCTTTGTGCTGCATTTACTTGATGGATTTTTGGAGTTTGCCCGGGAATATATACCCCAGGGTCTGCAGATCGTCGCAATTTCGGCCAACGACCCCACGGAATTCCCCGAGGACAGCCCGGAAAAGATGCAAGAACTGGCGCAAAATAAAGGGTTCCCCTTCCCTTACCTCCACGATAGCGAGCAGGATGTGGCACTGGCCTATGGCGCAATCTGCACACCCGATTTCTTTCTTTACGATGGCGAGATGAAGTTGGCCTACTGCGGCCAATTCGATCCAAGCCGACCGAAGCTGGGCCACCCGCCCATGATTGGCACCGAGCCGTATCGCAACACGCTGCCCGTTACCGGCGAAGATCTGCGCCGCGCCGCGGATGCCGTGCTGGCTGGCCAGCCCGCCCCGCAGCCGCAGGTGCCAAGCGCGGGCTGCTCGATCGCGTGGAAACCAGGCAAGAACCCATGCTGGGGCTGAGCAGCATGGATGCCTTCTCGAAAGAATTGCTACCTATTCGATCCCTCACCACTCGCCTGTTCAGGTCATGATCGGCGACGCCGGCGGCAGGACACAACCATTGACGCAAGCCGGCGCTGGCGATGCGCAGTGGAAGTCAGGGGATTTGCGGCCAACATCATACGCAGCCTGGCACGCTTGCGCCTCCTGACCTGCTCCACTGCCGGTGGCGCGGCCGCGTTCCGTATTTCCCGCGATCGCGCTTTACCCGTAGATTTGCGCGAAAGGCCTACAGAAGGCAAATCCGTGATTTCCAAGTCAGTGCTTTGCCATGTCTTCGGCGGGGCGGACGAGCCACACCTGCGTGGTCTTGCAGATAAGCCGCGAACATTGAACCAAACCTGTTCCACAACCGCACCGTTTCATGACATATGTCGATGCCGCGTTCGGACAGGAGATCTTCGACGTTCCGGAGCAAAGCGGAGAGCGGACATACATCATAACGACCAGTCGGATCACTTCCGGCAAAGAATGGAAATACCGAAACGGGTTGGCTGGTCACTTGGCTCGGGGCATCCACTTCCCCTACCCTGCACCGCGGCTTTTGCCAGAGGTACACTCCTTCTGAAAATGCCGTTCAGACCTGTCGGATTGGCGCCTCTCGCTTGGCCGCCCAGCAGCAGGATGCGGCTTTCCACTGTGGCCGATCCGGAAATCACGACCGGTTCGGGATCGTATGGTCCCAACAGATTGTTGTCGCCATGTATCGCCATAAAAGCTGCTTTGCGAAATGCCGACAGTATCGATCAATCATGTCACACGCTATCGCTATCTGCGGGACGTGGCCTTTGGCGAGCATCGCATCCTCGTTCGCCCACGCGAAAGTTTCGACCAGCGGCTGCTGGCCGCCGAACTGACGATAAGCCCCGAGCCCGAGCGGCTCCGCTGGTTGCAGGATGTGTTCGGTAACGCGGTGGCCATCGCCACTTTCGCTCCGTCGACGCGGGCGGAAACGCTGGAAGTCCGCGGCTTTGCCGAAGTCGAGCATATCCCCACCGAGCCGGAAGCCATCGCAGTCGAGGATTACGCAGCAACCTATCCGTTCACCTATTCGGCCGCCGACATGCCCGACCTGCTGCGTTCGATCGAGCGGCAATACCCCGATCCCGATCGCACCATCGATGGCTGGGCACACGGCTTCCTTCCCTGCGGTCGATCGCGACCAACGCTTGAACTGCTCACCGACATGACCGAAACGATCAAGCGCGACTTTTCCTATAGCCGGCGCGAGGAAAAGGGCATCCAGACCCCGCTTTTCACCCTTTCGAAAGGCGGCGGCACGTGTCGCGATTTTGCGGTGCTGATGATGGAAGGAGTACGCGCCCTTGGCCTCGCCGCGCGGTTCGTGTCGGGCTATACCTATACGCCTGCAGGTTCGGGCGCGCGGATAGGCGGGCACAGCACCCATGCCTGGGTACGCGTGTTCCTACCCGGATCGGGATGGATCGAGTTCGATCCGACGAATGCCATCATCGGCAATCGCGGGCTCATCCGCGTTGCGGTCGCCCGCGATCCGCAACAGGCCAGGCCGCTCTCGGGAACGTGGCTAGGCCAGAAGGGCAGCCAGATCGACATGGATGTCGACGTGCGCATCAAGCACATCGGGATGGATACCGAACATCCCGATTTCGAAACGACGGAGCAACCAACATGCTGATCAGGGCCGGGTACGATATCGCCTTCGAAACCGACCAGGACGTGCCGGTGGTGGCGCTCCTCAATGTAAGGCCCGAACGCGAAGCCGACTTGCTGACGCCGGACCGGCTGAAAGTAGAGCCGCAGGTTCCCATCGAGCATTTCAACGATCATTTCGGCAATCGGGCCACGCGCTTCGTCATACCGAAGGGCGGCATTACGATCCGCAACGATTTCGTAATCGAAGACAGCGGCAAATCCGATCCGGTCGTGACCGATGCGCAGCAGCATCTGATCAAGGATCTGCCGCCCGAAACGCTGATCTATCTGATGAGCTCGCGCTATTGCGAAGTCAGCCTGCTGACGAACGAGGCTTGGGAGATTGCCCGGTCGACTGCTCCGGGCTGGGCCAGGGTACAGGCGCTCGTCGATGCGGCGCATGACCGATTATCATTCGATTACATGAAGGCTGACGACCAGCGCACGGCCCGTATGGCTTTCATCGAACGCTACGGCGTGTGCCGCGACTTCGCACACCTGGCGATCACGCTATGCCGGGCCGTCAATATTCCCGCCCGCTACTGCACCGGGTACTTGGGCGATATTGGCATCGATCCGATCGACGCACCGATGGATTTCTCAGCCTGGTTCGAGGTCTATCTGGGCGGCCGGTGGTATGCCCTCGACGCAAGGCACAATCGCCCCCGCATAGGCCGCATCACCATGGCCCGGGGCCGCGATGCTACCGATGCCGCGATCACGACCGCGTTCGGCAACGCCAAACTGATCGAATTCAAGGTGCATACCGACGAAGTCGCGAGCGCCGACATCAGCCAACCGCCTGCAGAAACCGCGTTGCCGCAGGGGGCTTGAACCCGGTCGTTTCCAGATCGGCAGCTTTCGACGCGACTTATGCGGCAAGCGGCCATTTTGCATCCGACCTCGTTGCGGACATTGTAACGGATCGATAGCCTAGAAGTGCATTCGTCAGGCGAGCAGCAATGACCTTATATGAAATCGTGATCGCGCTGGTCATCGTCCTACTTACAGTAACGGCATGGATGGTCAGCACTCGTCGAAACAACCGGGAAATCGATAACCTCGATTGTGAAGACGTTAATCAACTGAAGATCTGTTTGGCAGATTGGCTATTATCACGCGCCGAGAAGAAACTTTACAAATTAGGCTGGCAACTCGTTCGAACTGAAAGTCGGCCCCAAAGACGAGTCTGCGCTTGGTTTGAGCGAACGAACAGCGAGACGGCCTTATCATTGAAAGACGTCTTAAATCGACTTAACCGTGCGGGCTATCTTAGCGCCGTTCCTATGACGCTGACCAAAGAGGAAGGTCAGCCGCCTGCCTGACCGAAGTCAACAGACCCCCCAATCTCAGACATTCGGATGCCCTGTCGCGGTATTTAGAAACAGACAGGCGGCTATCGCTCTAGACGCACAGGTAGCGGGCTAGCTGCTGAAGACCCCAGTTGCAAACAACCGGACTAATGAGAAACCCGATTTAGAGCAGCCAATCGCCTAGCGCGCCTCTTCGCGATTTTCGCGCTCCGGTCATCAGAAGGGCAATGACGACAGATCGGGGTCGACCCAACCCCGGCGTGCTGACACACTGAATAGCACTTCGCGGCTCCAATATTTGAGCAGCCAATCTGGGTCGCCGTATCGAGATGCCATCAAGGCGTAATGCACGTCACTGAGGGGCACGTCTTCGGGGTAGCTGGCCAAAAAGTCACCCGCCCCGCGCATAGATGCCAAGGTAACAGTATGATGATAGCCACCTGTATCGGTGTTTGCGGTATTGGTAGCCTCGTTATAGCGCGAAATCAGCATCCGTATTTCGTCCGCTTCGGTAAGATCGCGGCGATGGCGACAAAGCCAAAGCGCGGCAGCGAAGTGACCTGCATGTGTCCATTCGCTCTTCGGTAGTGTGCAGTCGATCACGCCCGATGCGACACGTTTGATGGCTGTTTCGTCGATTTTCCGCATTGTCCTGTTGTCCTAAGAATAGGCCCAACCGGCATGAAAAACCCCGCCGATTGGGCGGGGTGGTCAAATCCAGCTAACGGGATGGTCTCAACCTATCCACATCAGCCGAAGTCGCGCAAACACCGCCTCAAGATTGCGGCGTTGTTGTTGAAGCTTTGCAGTCACGCGGGTCATTCGCATTAAATAACATCGCTCATTCTCGCGCTCAAGCCGATTTCAACTTGACCATCGGTTCCACGAAACACGGCCCTGGGCAAATCTCCGTTTTCGACCTTCCAAATCTTGAAACCTGCCAGTCGGCAAACCACCCCATTTTTTGTCGTTCGCATCTAGTGCCGTCGGCCCCGATAGTGGACAGGGCAGCTCAATGCATTTTACACCCAAAACCCGCCATTCCGCTTGCGACCCTATCTGCAAACACCACGAAGATTTCGAGACTTTGCCGTAAGCAGACGTTGGCGCATCAACGTCAGCTGCATTCGAATTTCGATTGCATTGCAACCTCCATTGGAGGGAGCAGGAGTGGCTAGATGTACAACCTAGCTGTAGCAAATATTTTTTCGAAAGTATGCGAACCTAGAAAAGAGGAGCTTTAGGCTTGAGAGCAGGCACCGTAGCTGTCCTCCATACGCGCTAGATTTTGCGCGACGGTCTCCATCCCTGCGGTAGCACGGTAGCGGTCGGCAGAATCGATGGTGCTCTCCAAAGTTTGCGGCACGCGCGAGCCCTCTCGGCATTCGAACTGTGTGGCGTAGCGCTGCTTCCCCGCAATTTTCAGCATCACACGATCATAGAGGTAGGCGTAATCCTTGGCCGAAACCTCTTGATTGTCGAGCAGCGCTTCCATTCGCCTGAGCGCGGCAAGCTGTAATGCCGGATCTGCGTCCGCATGTTGAGTGAGTAGCCAAGCATCGTGCGCAGCTTCCTCTCCCACTACGCTGATCTTCGGCCATGCACCCGACGCGATCAGCCCTTTCAAAAATTCGCTGTTGGCCGCATCGGCCTTCGCCATTTGCTGGCTCAACATGTCCACGGCAATGCTTTGTTGCAATTCATCCAAACCGGCGAAAATCTCCGTCCGGCGAAACGCCGCGATAAGGGCACCACGAACCATCTGGTCGGCTACGAAACGTATGCGTAAACTCCCGGGAAGATACGCATCGTCATCATTCGACGACCGAAGTGCGTA
Coding sequences within:
- a CDS encoding SOS response-associated peptidase, whose translation is MCNLYRMTSAVTEVAEMFGVAAPHGSNVSGEIYPGTAGLVYDGDSLRSMVWGFPLTLKGKQGQPLKPKPVNNTRTDKLGSGFWKASFVNRRCLIPLNAFAEAEGAEGSKTRTWFSLPDQPIFTAAGIWRDSAEWGRVYSMVMTDACIALEDIHDRSPVLISPSDRTRWLAGDPKEAKALCAPYRGEMTIDRTQAPWTRQ
- a CDS encoding thioredoxin family protein, which produces MLKLSRQIDYGTAPRPFALTDTTGEVRRLAEFTHDKALLVAFICNHCPFVLHLLDGFLEFAREYIPQGLQIVAISANDPTEFPEDSPEKMQELAQNKGFPFPYLHDSEQDVALAYGAICTPDFFLYDGEMKLAYCGQFDPSRPKLGHPPMIGTEPYRNTLPVTGEDLRRAADAVLAGQPAPQPQVPSAGCSIAWKPGKNPCWG
- a CDS encoding DUF6624 domain-containing protein, whose protein sequence is MFEKIRSAVIFSTLLTIGSSVVAHARTDDAASAIPALLEPFVENERPAMGDYRWMRGDFPEASEQDVRVSQAAMSYDAECYERHRAEVVAELRSMGIEPVEKSASSIVYECSAFNRMKVAEGTTWAQFQDALATVRPLVSGIVYASDYALRSSNDDDAYLPGSLRIRFVADQMVRGALIAAFRRTEIFAGLDELQQSIAVDMLSQQMAKADAANSEFLKGLIASGAWPKISVVGEEAAHDAWLLTQHADADPALQLAALRRMEALLDNQEVSAKDYAYLYDRVMLKIAGKQRYATQFECREGSRVPQTLESTIDSADRYRATAGMETVAQNLARMEDSYGACSQA
- a CDS encoding transglutaminase family protein, with amino-acid sequence MLIRAGYDIAFETDQDVPVVALLNVRPEREADLLTPDRLKVEPQVPIEHFNDHFGNRATRFVIPKGGITIRNDFVIEDSGKSDPVVTDAQQHLIKDLPPETLIYLMSSRYCEVSLLTNEAWEIARSTAPGWARVQALVDAAHDRLSFDYMKADDQRTARMAFIERYGVCRDFAHLAITLCRAVNIPARYCTGYLGDIGIDPIDAPMDFSAWFEVYLGGRWYALDARHNRPRIGRITMARGRDATDAAITTAFGNAKLIEFKVHTDEVASADISQPPAETALPQGA
- a CDS encoding GNAT family N-acetyltransferase, which encodes MARQGVDPLLLNAWLSARSIARGLPMPVPEYGGFRIDTNSNGEIARWVFPKPEPGLQTLRRIINEPGYLMKLCGSADELDTLLPVRWTDASLPWLLHARAGRATREQADVFICDRIVTQPGHGRKGLAQVLMAELSAARQVDDKPQVLVATKPGRVLYTALGRETVSPYSTASITRP
- a CDS encoding transglutaminase family protein gives rise to the protein MPTVSINHVTRYRYLRDVAFGEHRILVRPRESFDQRLLAAELTISPEPERLRWLQDVFGNAVAIATFAPSTRAETLEVRGFAEVEHIPTEPEAIAVEDYAATYPFTYSAADMPDLLRSIERQYPDPDRTIDGWAHGFLPCGRSRPTLELLTDMTETIKRDFSYSRREEKGIQTPLFTLSKGGGTCRDFAVLMMEGVRALGLAARFVSGYTYTPAGSGARIGGHSTHAWVRVFLPGSGWIEFDPTNAIIGNRGLIRVAVARDPQQARPLSGTWLGQKGSQIDMDVDVRIKHIGMDTEHPDFETTEQPTC
- a CDS encoding OsmC family protein; its protein translation is MAKEHEYTCRIDWTGNRGDGTRAYRGYDRTWDLVTPGKPTINCSNDPLLGGDPTLPNPEDLLLASLSSCHMLWYLHLASTSKIVVHRYTDDPLGVGEIHADGSGQFLRATLRPTIVVADGTDISQAKTIHHEVHRYCFIARSVNFPITYAPTFEIAVG
- a CDS encoding alpha/beta fold hydrolase, encoding MTMHHTRTGRGKPLLLVHGLGATCGSWDTISPALSQVREVIAVDLPGHGQTPEEADSGTFDGLARSLHDWLGAENLTGIDMVGSSLGARLVLEMARRGQAGAVVALDPGGFWQGWERTFFRATITPSIALVRALRPALSAITGNVAGRTALMAQLSARPWALDPAFVARELKSLADTRTVNSLVKDLANGAMQDGPADTAAPVVIGWGRKDRLCLPQQADRAIKAFPEATLHWFEHSGHFPMWDRPEETVRVILDATSTSESK